From the Pseudomonas sp. SORT22 genome, one window contains:
- a CDS encoding lytic murein transglycosylase, translating to MPLCLSRRWQPRQLIAASSLILLVACAEKPTAADALPLAPAQPAPVVTLPTPAVDTLSEIQPLQSFAQWQAGFRQQALQAGINASTFDRAFLGVTPDMDVIKADRSQPEFTRPVWEYLDGALSPLRVRNGKGLLEKHAELLSQIEQRYGVDRNVLVSVWGMESNFGQFQGNKSVIRSLATLAYEGRRPAFAQAQLIAALQILQNGDIQPDAMKGSWAGAMGQTQFIPTTYNTHAVDFDGDGRRDIWNSSADALASTAHYLQSSGWKRGEPWGFEVLLVPGFDYWLADGSQRKPVSEWLQMGLKLPAGVRLPAGSEQLSAALLLPAGYRGPAFLVLDNFRAILKYNNSSSYAMAVGLLGQRFDGSGYIAGSWPKDDLPLSRSERVELQTLLSARNYDAGAADGIIGANTRKAIRSAQQALGWPADGYPTHKLLDSLRQR from the coding sequence ATGCCCCTTTGTCTTTCCCGTCGCTGGCAACCTCGCCAGCTGATTGCCGCCTCCAGCCTCATCCTGCTTGTCGCCTGCGCGGAGAAACCCACCGCCGCCGATGCGCTGCCGCTGGCCCCTGCCCAACCGGCTCCAGTCGTCACCCTGCCCACCCCTGCCGTCGACACGCTCAGCGAGATCCAGCCGCTGCAAAGCTTCGCCCAATGGCAGGCGGGATTCCGCCAGCAAGCCCTGCAAGCGGGTATCAATGCCAGCACCTTCGACCGCGCATTCCTCGGTGTCACACCCGACATGGACGTGATCAAGGCCGACCGCAGCCAGCCTGAGTTTACCCGGCCGGTATGGGAGTACCTCGATGGTGCGCTGTCGCCACTGCGGGTACGCAACGGCAAAGGCCTGCTGGAAAAACATGCCGAGTTGCTGAGCCAGATCGAACAACGCTACGGCGTCGACCGCAATGTGCTGGTGTCGGTGTGGGGAATGGAGAGCAACTTTGGCCAGTTCCAGGGCAACAAATCGGTTATCCGCTCTCTCGCCACCCTGGCCTATGAAGGCCGCCGCCCGGCATTCGCCCAGGCGCAGTTGATCGCGGCGCTGCAAATCCTGCAAAACGGTGATATCCAGCCCGACGCCATGAAGGGCTCGTGGGCCGGGGCCATGGGCCAGACCCAGTTCATCCCCACCACCTACAACACCCATGCCGTGGACTTCGACGGCGACGGCCGCCGAGATATCTGGAACAGCTCGGCTGACGCCCTGGCCTCGACTGCGCATTACCTGCAGAGCTCCGGCTGGAAACGCGGCGAACCCTGGGGTTTTGAGGTGCTGCTGGTGCCTGGCTTCGACTACTGGCTGGCCGATGGCAGCCAGCGCAAGCCGGTATCGGAATGGCTGCAGATGGGCCTGAAACTGCCCGCCGGCGTACGTTTGCCAGCCGGCAGCGAGCAGCTGTCCGCCGCCCTGCTGTTGCCGGCCGGTTATCGCGGCCCGGCATTCCTGGTACTGGACAACTTCCGCGCGATCCTCAAGTACAACAACTCGTCGTCCTACGCCATGGCCGTCGGCCTGCTCGGCCAGCGCTTCGATGGCTCGGGCTACATTGCCGGCTCATGGCCCAAGGATGACCTGCCACTGAGCCGCAGCGAGCGTGTCGAGCTGCAGACCCTGCTCAGTGCCCGCAACTACGACGCCGGCGCCGCCGACGGCATCATCGGCGCCAACACCCGCAAGGCCATCCGCAGCGCCCAGCAGGCGCTGGGCTGGCCGGCTGATGGCTATCCGACGCACAAGCTGCTCGATAGCTTGCGTCAGCGCTGA
- a CDS encoding LD-carboxypeptidase, translating to MNLPFTQEAGVLAHALPLPSALPAGGLIAIIAPAGPAQVDTLKVNQWFEARGYRCRIYPGVTAAEGYLAGSDAQRLQDLHSAFAAKDVDAIICLRGGYGSMRLLENIDFDLLRRHPKPLVGYSDITALHTAIARHAGFVSFHGAMLKSELLGNKQEPTLSSLFEQLRGQLGAGDRLEHPQAWPLTTILPGTASGPLLGGNLSLLCATLGTPAELHCDGGILFIEDVNEPLYRVDRLLTQLRLAGKLEGIRGVLVGDFAGIALEALAPLLRQFFAPLQVPVLAGWRSGHCDPNLTLPMGARVCLDADGKCLRLEQDLFERHRGAGQSDLPREVLQR from the coding sequence ATGAACCTACCTTTTACTCAAGAGGCTGGCGTGCTGGCGCATGCCTTGCCGTTACCGAGCGCCTTGCCCGCTGGCGGGCTGATCGCAATCATCGCCCCGGCAGGTCCCGCCCAGGTCGATACGCTCAAGGTCAACCAGTGGTTCGAGGCGCGCGGCTATCGCTGCCGGATCTACCCGGGAGTTACCGCCGCCGAGGGTTATCTGGCCGGTAGCGATGCGCAGCGCCTGCAAGACCTGCACAGTGCATTTGCCGCTAAGGATGTCGATGCCATCATCTGCCTGCGCGGTGGCTACGGCAGCATGCGCCTGCTGGAAAACATCGATTTCGACTTGCTGCGCCGGCATCCCAAGCCGTTGGTCGGCTACAGCGACATTACCGCGCTGCACACGGCGATTGCCCGTCATGCCGGGTTTGTGTCTTTCCATGGTGCCATGCTCAAGTCGGAGCTGCTGGGCAACAAGCAGGAGCCGACACTCTCTTCGCTGTTCGAGCAGCTGCGCGGCCAGCTGGGCGCCGGTGACCGTCTTGAGCACCCTCAGGCCTGGCCATTGACCACCATCCTGCCAGGCACTGCCAGCGGGCCTTTACTGGGGGGTAATCTGTCGTTGTTGTGCGCGACCCTGGGCACCCCGGCAGAACTCCACTGTGATGGCGGTATTCTGTTTATCGAAGACGTCAACGAGCCGCTGTACCGGGTCGACCGCCTGCTGACGCAATTGCGTCTGGCGGGCAAGCTCGAAGGGATTCGTGGCGTGCTGGTCGGGGATTTCGCCGGGATTGCACTAGAGGCGCTGGCGCCCTTGCTGCGCCAGTTCTTTGCACCGCTGCAGGTGCCGGTGCTGGCCGGCTGGCGCAGTGGTCATTGCGACCCGAACCTGACGTTGCCGATGGGGGCCAGGGTGTGCCTGGATGCCGATGGCAAGTGTTTACGACTGGAGCAGGATTTGTTTGAGCGCCATCGCGGGGCAGGCCAGAGTGACCTGCCCCGCGAGGTGCTTCAGCGCTGA
- the leuS gene encoding leucine--tRNA ligase: protein MHELYQPREIEAAAQSYWDEQKSFEVSEQPGKDTYYCLSMFPYPSGKLHMGHVRNYTIGDVIARYQRMLGKNVLQPMGWDAFGMPAENAAMKNNVAPAKWTYENIDYMKTQLKSLGLAFDWSREVTTCKPDYYRWEQWLFTRLFEKGVIYRKNGTVNWDPADQTVLANEQVIDGRGWRSGALIEKREIPMYYFKITDYADELLESLDELSGWPEQVKTMQRNWIGKSRGMEVQFPYDQASIGHAGVLKVFTTRPDTLMGATYVAVAAEHPLATQAAQGNPELQAFIDECKSGSVAEADIATQEKKGLATSLFVEHPLTGEKLPVWVANYVLMHYGDGAVMAVPAHDERDFEFAHKYNLPVKAVVRTSAGDEVGNEWLAAYGEHGQLINSGEFDGLDFAGAFDAIEVALIKKELGKSRTQFRLRDWGISRQRYWGCPIPIIHCPSCGDVPVPEEQLPVILPENVVPDGAGSPLARMPEFYECSCPKCGTAAKRETDTMDTFVESSWYFARYASPNYEGGMVDPKAANHWLPVDQYIGGIEHAILHLLYARFFHKLMRDEGLVTSNEPFKNLLTQGMVVAETYYRVASNGGKDWFNPADVEIERDAKAKIIGATLKTDGLPVEIGGTEKMSKSKNNGVDPQAMIEAYGADTCRLFMMFASPPDMSLEWSDSGVEGANRFLRRVWRLAQAHVAQGLPGKLDVASLDDGQKVIRRAIHAAIKQASTDVGQHHKFNTAIAQVMTVMNVLEKAPQASEQDRALLQEGLEAVTLLLAPITPHISHELWQRLGHQDAVIDAAWPVLDESALVQDSIVLVIQVNGKLRGQIEMPAAASREEVEAAARSNENVLRFTEGLSIRKVIVVPGKLVNIVAN from the coding sequence ATGCACGAACTCTATCAGCCCCGCGAAATCGAAGCCGCCGCCCAGTCTTACTGGGATGAGCAAAAGTCTTTTGAAGTCAGTGAACAGCCAGGCAAGGACACGTACTACTGCCTATCGATGTTCCCGTACCCAAGCGGCAAGCTACATATGGGCCACGTGCGCAACTACACCATCGGTGACGTGATCGCCCGTTACCAGCGCATGCTCGGCAAGAACGTCCTGCAGCCAATGGGCTGGGACGCCTTCGGCATGCCGGCGGAAAACGCCGCGATGAAGAACAACGTCGCCCCGGCCAAGTGGACCTACGAAAACATCGACTACATGAAGACCCAGCTCAAGAGCCTGGGCCTGGCATTCGACTGGTCGCGTGAAGTCACCACTTGCAAGCCGGACTACTACCGCTGGGAACAGTGGCTGTTCACCCGCCTGTTCGAAAAAGGCGTGATCTACCGCAAGAACGGTACCGTGAACTGGGACCCGGCCGACCAGACCGTGCTCGCCAACGAGCAGGTCATCGACGGTCGCGGCTGGCGTTCGGGCGCGCTGATCGAGAAGCGCGAAATCCCGATGTACTACTTCAAGATCACCGACTACGCCGACGAGCTGCTGGAAAGCCTCGACGAGTTGTCGGGCTGGCCTGAGCAGGTCAAGACCATGCAGCGCAACTGGATCGGCAAGTCCCGCGGCATGGAAGTGCAGTTCCCCTACGACCAGGCCAGCATCGGCCACGCCGGGGTGCTGAAAGTCTTCACCACCCGTCCGGACACCCTGATGGGCGCCACCTACGTGGCCGTTGCCGCCGAGCACCCGCTGGCCACCCAGGCCGCCCAGGGCAACCCCGAGCTGCAAGCCTTCATCGATGAATGCAAGAGCGGCAGCGTCGCTGAAGCCGACATCGCCACCCAGGAGAAAAAGGGCCTGGCCACCTCGCTGTTCGTCGAGCACCCGCTGACCGGCGAGAAGTTGCCGGTGTGGGTCGCCAACTACGTGCTGATGCACTACGGCGATGGCGCAGTAATGGCGGTACCGGCACACGACGAGCGCGATTTCGAGTTCGCCCACAAGTACAACCTGCCAGTGAAGGCCGTGGTGCGCACCAGTGCCGGCGATGAAGTCGGCAACGAGTGGCTGGCCGCCTATGGCGAGCACGGCCAGCTGATCAATTCCGGCGAATTCGACGGCCTGGACTTCGCCGGCGCGTTCGACGCCATCGAAGTGGCGCTGATCAAGAAAGAGCTGGGCAAATCCCGCACCCAGTTCCGCCTGCGCGACTGGGGCATCAGCCGCCAGCGCTACTGGGGCTGCCCGATCCCGATTATCCACTGCCCGTCCTGTGGCGATGTGCCGGTACCGGAAGAGCAACTGCCGGTCATCCTGCCAGAAAACGTCGTGCCCGATGGCGCCGGCTCGCCGCTGGCGCGCATGCCCGAGTTCTACGAGTGCAGCTGCCCGAAATGCGGCACCGCGGCCAAGCGTGAAACCGACACCATGGACACCTTCGTCGAGTCGTCGTGGTACTTCGCCCGCTACGCCTCGCCTAACTACGAAGGCGGCATGGTCGACCCGAAAGCGGCCAACCACTGGCTGCCGGTCGACCAGTACATCGGCGGTATCGAACACGCGATCCTGCACCTGCTGTACGCGCGCTTCTTCCACAAGCTGATGCGCGACGAAGGCCTGGTCACCTCCAACGAGCCGTTCAAGAACCTGCTGACCCAGGGCATGGTCGTTGCCGAAACCTACTACCGCGTTGCCAGCAACGGCGGCAAGGACTGGTTCAACCCGGCCGACGTCGAGATCGAGCGCGACGCCAAGGCCAAGATCATCGGCGCCACGCTGAAAACCGACGGCCTGCCGGTCGAGATAGGCGGCACCGAGAAGATGTCCAAGTCCAAGAATAACGGCGTTGACCCGCAGGCGATGATCGAAGCCTACGGCGCCGACACCTGCCGCCTGTTCATGATGTTCGCCTCGCCGCCGGACATGAGCCTGGAATGGTCCGACTCCGGTGTCGAAGGTGCCAACCGCTTCCTGCGCCGCGTCTGGCGCCTGGCCCAGGCCCACGTGGCCCAGGGCCTGCCGGGCAAGCTGGATGTCGCCAGCCTCGATGACGGGCAAAAAGTGATCCGCCGCGCCATCCACGCAGCCATCAAGCAGGCCAGCACCGATGTCGGCCAGCACCACAAGTTCAACACCGCCATCGCCCAGGTGATGACCGTGATGAACGTACTGGAGAAAGCCCCGCAAGCCAGCGAACAGGACCGCGCCCTGCTGCAGGAAGGCCTGGAAGCTGTAACCTTGCTGCTGGCACCGATCACCCCGCACATCAGCCACGAGCTGTGGCAGCGCCTGGGCCACCAGGACGCAGTGATCGATGCGGCCTGGCCGGTACTGGACGAGAGCGCCCTGGTCCAGGACAGCATCGTCCTGGTCATCCAGGTCAACGGCAAGCTGCGTGGCCAGATCGAAATGCCGGCCGCGGCCAGCCGTGAAGAAGTCGAAGCCGCCGCGCGCAGCAACGAGAACGTGCTGCGCTTCACCGAAGGCCTGAGCATCCGCAAGGTCATCGTGGTACCGGGCAAGCTGGTCAACATCGTCGCCAACTGA
- the lptE gene encoding LPS assembly lipoprotein LptE encodes MIKRNLLVMGLAVMLSACGFQLRGTGNTELAIKELDLSARNAYGDTVLQLRQALQSNGVNVHAGAPYKLVLTNEQESQRAATYAGSGRSAEYELTTVLSYSIEGHNDTNLLNDKLEVRKIYVHDGNNITGSDQEANQTRKEMRRDLVQNMLVRLQLLTPSQLEGLQQKADERAQAEADALEAARRAQDETPQQSPLQLPRN; translated from the coding sequence ATGATCAAACGCAATCTGCTGGTAATGGGCCTGGCCGTTATGCTCAGCGCCTGCGGTTTCCAGCTGCGCGGTACCGGCAACACGGAACTGGCGATCAAGGAACTGGACCTGAGCGCGCGTAACGCCTACGGCGATACCGTGCTGCAGTTGCGCCAGGCATTGCAAAGCAACGGCGTCAATGTCCACGCCGGCGCGCCTTACAAGCTGGTGCTGACCAACGAACAAGAGTCCCAGCGTGCGGCAACCTACGCCGGTTCCGGGCGCTCGGCCGAGTACGAACTGACCACCGTGCTGAGCTACAGCATCGAAGGTCACAACGACACCAACCTGCTCAACGACAAGCTCGAAGTGCGCAAGATCTACGTGCATGACGGCAACAACATCACCGGTTCCGACCAGGAAGCCAACCAGACCCGCAAGGAAATGCGCCGCGACCTGGTGCAGAACATGCTCGTACGCCTGCAACTGCTGACCCCGAGCCAGCTTGAAGGCCTGCAACAAAAGGCTGACGAACGTGCGCAAGCCGAAGCCGACGCCCTGGAAGCTGCCCGCCGTGCCCAGGACGAAACGCCTCAGCAGTCGCCGCTGCAACTGCCGCGCAACTGA
- the holA gene encoding DNA polymerase III subunit delta, with protein sequence MKLTPAQLNKHLQGSLAPVYVISGDDPLLCQEAADAVRAAARQQGFDERQVFSADANFDWGTLLQAGASLSLFAQRRLLELRLPSGKPGDKGAAALIEYCAKPAEDTLLLISLPKLDGSAQKTKWGKALIEGQHVQFVQIWPVDSHQLPQWISQRLSQAGLSAQRDAVDLIAARVEGNLLAAAQEIEKLKLLAEGNQITVETVQAAVADSARFDVFGLVDAILNGEAAHALRMLEGLRGEGVEPPVILWALARELRLLAGLAQQFSQGVPLDKAFSQARPPVWDKRKPLMSKALQRHSAQRWSQLLQDAQRIDAQIKGQAQGSPWTSLARLSLLMAGQRLALPAE encoded by the coding sequence ATGAAACTCACTCCCGCCCAGCTCAACAAACACCTGCAAGGCAGCCTCGCGCCGGTTTACGTGATCAGCGGCGATGACCCGCTGCTGTGCCAGGAAGCGGCCGACGCCGTGCGTGCCGCGGCGCGCCAGCAAGGCTTCGATGAACGCCAGGTGTTCAGCGCCGACGCCAACTTCGACTGGGGCACCCTGCTCCAGGCCGGGGCCAGCCTGTCGCTGTTCGCCCAGCGCCGCCTGCTCGAGCTGCGCCTGCCCTCCGGCAAGCCTGGCGACAAGGGCGCGGCAGCACTGATCGAGTACTGCGCCAAGCCTGCCGAAGACACCCTGCTGCTGATCAGCCTGCCCAAGCTCGATGGCAGTGCGCAGAAGACCAAGTGGGGCAAGGCGCTGATCGAAGGCCAGCACGTCCAGTTCGTGCAGATTTGGCCGGTAGACAGCCACCAGTTGCCGCAATGGATCAGCCAGCGCCTGTCCCAGGCCGGGCTGAGCGCCCAGCGCGACGCGGTTGACCTGATCGCCGCCCGGGTTGAAGGCAACCTGCTGGCAGCAGCCCAGGAGATCGAGAAGCTCAAGCTGCTGGCCGAAGGCAATCAGATCACGGTTGAAACGGTCCAGGCGGCAGTAGCCGACAGTGCCCGTTTCGATGTGTTCGGCCTGGTCGATGCGATCCTCAATGGCGAGGCAGCCCATGCTTTGCGCATGCTTGAGGGCTTGCGCGGCGAAGGGGTCGAGCCACCGGTGATTCTCTGGGCCCTGGCCCGGGAACTGCGCCTGCTGGCCGGGCTTGCTCAGCAGTTCAGCCAGGGCGTGCCGCTGGACAAGGCCTTCAGCCAGGCCCGGCCGCCGGTCTGGGACAAGCGCAAGCCGCTGATGAGCAAAGCCCTGCAACGCCATTCGGCGCAGCGCTGGAGCCAGTTGCTGCAGGATGCCCAGCGCATCGATGCGCAGATCAAGGGCCAGGCCCAGGGTTCGCCGTGGACCAGCCTGGCGCGCTTGTCGTTGTTGATGGCGGGGCAGCGCCTGGCTTTGCCGGCGGAGTGA
- the arfA gene encoding alternative ribosome rescue factor ArfA — MSKKPAKPGPNKAKSIVAQPLFRSRQERAGKGKGSYRREAFQSRDWEASYFLAA; from the coding sequence ATGAGCAAAAAACCCGCAAAGCCCGGGCCCAACAAGGCCAAATCCATCGTCGCCCAGCCCTTGTTCCGCAGCCGCCAGGAACGCGCCGGCAAAGGCAAAGGCAGCTACCGCCGCGAAGCCTTCCAATCGAGAGATTGGGAGGCTTCTTACTTTTTGGCCGCATAA